CGGCCCTCGTCTAGGGCGTAGTGGAGGTCGCAGGTCGCCACGACGGCCGGGTCGTGCGTGGCGACCACGACGACGCTGCCGCGCTCGGCCTCGGCCCGCAGCTCGGCGAGCACGAGCCCGCGGTTGCCCTCGTCGAGCTCACTGGTCGGCTCGTCGGCGAGCAGGATGCCGGCACCGACGACGAAGCCGCGGGCGCAGGCAACGCGCTGCATCTGGCCACCCGACAGCTCTTCGACCTGGCGATCACCGAGGTCGGCGATGTGGAAGCGGGCCAGCGCCGCCTCGGCGTGCTCGTCGGCCTCGGCCGGGTCGACGTTGCGGGCACGCAGCGCGATCGAGACGTTCTCGCGGGCGGACAGGATGGGCACTAGGCCGTAGACCTGCAGCACGAACGCCACGTCGCGGCGCGGGTCACCGGTGCCCTGCCACATCGAGGCGCCGTCGTACGACGTGGTGCCGACGGTCGGCTCGAGGAGACCACCCGCGATCGAGAGCAGGGTGGTCTTGCCGGAGCCGGACGGGCCGGACAGCGCGGTCAGGGCGCCGGCCGGGAAGGTCAACGACACGTCGTCGAGCAACGTCCGGCCGACGGCGTAGGTGATGCCCGCGGCGACGAGGTCGGTCACTGGCTCTCCTCGTCGGCCCGCGAGATGACCAGCCGGCCGGTGCCTTCGTCCTCGATGCGCACGAGCGTGCCGGGCGGCCACTCGGTGGAGAGGTGGCCGGGCAGGTGCAGGTCGCCGTCGGCGCCGATGACGACGTACTCGGAGCCGTCGCGACCCTCGGCCCCGACCCGGCCGCCCTTCATGGTGACCGTCCGCGGGAACGTCGCGGCCACCTCGGGCTGGTGGGTCACCACGACGATGGTGGTGCCGAAGTCGTCGCCGACGGAGTGGATCAAGTGCAGCACGTGGTCGCGGTCCTTGTGGCTGAGCTGGCTGGTGGGCTCGTCGGCGAGCAGCAGCTCGGGCCCGGTCGACACCGCACAGGCCAGGGCGAGCCGCTGCCGCTGGCCACCGGACATCGTCGAGACGGTCTGGTCGGCCTGCTCGTCGAGGCCGACGCGACCGAGCAGTTCGCGCTCGAGCATCGCGTCGCGGCGGTCGGCCGACGAGAGCGCCAGCCGCGCGAAGCCGATGTTCTGCCGGGCAGTCGCATACGGCAGCAGGTTGCGGATCGCGCCCTGCAGCATCGTCGAGACGCTGCGCGAGCGGATGCGGGCGAGATAGCGCTCGCCCATCCGCGAGATCTCCTC
This is a stretch of genomic DNA from Nocardioides sp. InS609-2. It encodes these proteins:
- a CDS encoding ABC transporter ATP-binding protein encodes the protein MTDLVAAGITYAVGRTLLDDVSLTFPAGALTALSGPSGSGKTTLLSIAGGLLEPTVGTTSYDGASMWQGTGDPRRDVAFVLQVYGLVPILSARENVSIALRARNVDPAEADEHAEAALARFHIADLGDRQVEELSGGQMQRVACARGFVVGAGILLADEPTSELDEGNRGLVLAELRAEAERGSVVVVATHDPAVVATCDLHYALDEGRLT
- a CDS encoding ATP-binding cassette domain-containing protein, with translation MSAGAVEFRERDARARGIGVRCQGVVHLYRTFEGHDVVALRGVDLEIAAGERVAFLGPSGSGKSTLLQLLGGIQRPSAGRIFLGDEEISRMGERYLARIRSRSVSTMLQGAIRNLLPYATARQNIGFARLALSSADRRDAMLERELLGRVGLDEQADQTVSTMSGGQRQRLALACAVSTGPELLLADEPTSQLSHKDRDHVLHLIHSVGDDFGTTIVVVTHQPEVAATFPRTVTMKGGRVGAEGRDGSEYVVIGADGDLHLPGHLSTEWPPGTLVRIEDEGTGRLVISRADEESQ